A window of the Tripterygium wilfordii isolate XIE 37 chromosome 12, ASM1340144v1, whole genome shotgun sequence genome harbors these coding sequences:
- the LOC120010095 gene encoding cytochrome P450 CYP82D47-like, whose translation MEFLLSLPTNTIAPKIFAVLLLFIGLRIFTNVLKPKKSKTSPPLAGGAWPLLGHLHLLRGPQQPYIILGKMADKYGPIFKIKLGVHRTLIVSNSEIAKECLTTQDKVLAGRPTTVAMEIMGYKRALFGFCPYGPYWRLTRKLTTSELLSTQRLEALKHIKESEVMTAMKDVYQSWADRKTESDKVLVDMSRVFGDISSNVMFRIVVGKVYSRKGQRDLKWKQVLIDFFKLMGHFGVGDALPFLRWLDLGGVEKSMKRISKELDNYVEEWMEEHKRKRLSRGDGIVDEDFMDVMLSVLDDQMEESTGYTAHITNKATCLSIILAGSDTTRTTLTWALSLLLNNPDVLKRTQQELQLHVGKERLVNISDMKSLVYFQAVLKETLRLYPPGPLSIPHESMEDCVVAGYHVPAGTRILFNLWKIQQDPDIWKNPSEFKPERFLTTHKDVDVKGRHFELLPFGSGRRMCPGIPFAFQVMELALANMLHGFDFSTPNGEPIDMTEENGLVTLRATPLEALISPRLPGHLYMECI comes from the exons ATGGAGTTTCTTCTCTCACTCCCAACAAACACCATAGCCCCCAAAATCTTCGCAGTTCTATTACTCTTCATAGGTTTAAGGATATTCACAAATGTCCTAAAACCAAAGAAATCCAAGACATCCCCACCACTAGCTGGCGGCGCGTGGCCTTTGTTGggccacctccacctcctccgCGGCCCACAGCAACCATATATAATATTAGGCAAGATGGCCGACAAATATGGTCCAATCTTCAAAATCAAGCTAGGCGTGCATCGAACTCTTATTGTAAGTAACTCCGAGATTGCCAAAGAGTGCTTGACCACACAGGACAAAGTCTTGGCTGGTCGTCCAACGACTGTGGCCATGGAAATCATGGGCTACAAACGGGCCTTGTTCGGTTTCTGCCCATACGGCCCATATTGGCGTCTAACCCGGAAACTAACAACTTCTGAGCTTCTCTCGACCCAACGGCTCGAGGCACTTAAACACATAAAAGAATCCGAGGTGATGACTGCCATGAAAGACGTGTACCAATCATGGGCCGACAGAAAAACAGAGTCTGATAAGGTTCTGGTGGACATGAGTAGAGTGTTCGGGGACATATCCTCAAACGTGATGTTTAGGATTGTTGTTGGAAAAGTGTATTCGCGTAAGGGTCAGAGGGATCTGAAATGGAAGCAAGTGTTGATCGATTTTTTTAAGTTGATGGGTCACTTTGGTGTGGGTGATGCGTTGCCGTTTTTGAGGTGGTTGGATTTGGGAGGTGTTGAGAAGTCCATGAAAAGGATAAGCAAAGAATTGGACAATTATGTTGAAGAATGGATGGAAGAGCACAAGAGGAAGAGACTGAGTCGTGGTGACGGGATTGTAGATGAAGACTTCATGGACGTGATGCTTTCAGTTCTTGATGATCAAATGGAGGAAAGCACTGGCTATACTGCTCATATAACGAACAAGGCCACGTGCTTG TCTATTATATTGGCAGGATCCGACACAACAAGGACTACTCTAACTTGGGCTCTATCACTGCTACTCAACAACCCTGACGTCCTGAAAAGAACTCAACAAGAGTTACAACTCCATGTCGGCAAAGAAAGACTAGTGAACATATCAGACATGAAATCCTTGGTCTACTTTCAAGCAGTTTTGAAGGAAACCTTGCGATTATACCCTCCTGGACCACTCTCAATACCACACGAATCCATGGAGGATTGCGTCGTAGCCGGTTATCATGTCCCAGCAGGGACTCGAATTCTCTTCAATCTCTGGAAGATTCAACAGGATCCAGACATTTGGAAGAATCCTTCGGAGTTCAAGCCAGAGAGGTTTTTGACAACACACAAGGACGTTGATGTTAAGGGACGGCACTTTGAGTTATTACCATTTGGGAGTGGTAGAAGAATGTGTCCTGGAATACCTTTTGCATTTCAAGTCATGGAGCTTGCGCTTGCTAATATGCTTCATGGTTTCGATTTTTCAACTCCGAATGGTGAACCAATCGATATGACTGAGGAAAATGGATTGGTCACACTTCGTGCAACGCCACTTGAAGCCCTCATTAGTCCACGCCTCCCCGGTCATCTCTATATGGAGTGTATTTGA